In a single window of the Eshraghiella crossota genome:
- the gltB gene encoding glutamate synthase large subunit, which produces MDKQNERNTGLYNKSFEHDNCGIGAIVNIKGIKTHKTVEKALSIVENLEHRAGKDAEGKTGDGVGILLQISHKFFEKAAKNLGINIGKEREYGVGMFFFSQDEFKRKQAMKMFEIIAQKEGLEFLGWRKVPTRPEVLGKKALDVMPGIYQCFVKKPEDCEEGLPFDRKLYILRKVFEQSNEDTYVVSLSSRTIVYKGMFLVGQLRTFFEDLNSPDYESAIALVHSRFSTNTNPSWRRAHPNRFIVHNGEINTIKGNADKMLAREENMESKYFKGVMHKVIPVVNTEGSDSAMLDNTLEFLVMSGMDLPLAVMITIPEPWTHNKLISREKKDFYQYYATMMEPWDGPASILFSDGDIMGAVLDRNGLRPSRYYITKDGELILSSEVGVLDIDPANIEIKERLHPGKMLLVDTVAGRVIDDDELKEKYACREPYGEWLDNNLIELRDLKIPNKKVIEYEKTERARLQKSFGYTYEDFHSIILTMAKNGGEPIAAMGVDTPLAPISKQNPSLFEYFKQLFAQVTNPPIDSLREKIVTSTAVYIGTDGNILEEKAENCHMLRINNPILTNTDLLKIKNMNNEGFKVAEIPITYYKNTSLEKAIERMFMEADRAHSDGANILILTDRGVDENHVAIPSLLAVSAMQQHLVVTKKRTSVAMILESGEPRTVHHFAALLGYGACAINPYLAQDTIKELINIGLLDKDYYAAVDDYNKAVISGITKIAAKMGISTIQSYQGSKIFEAIGIAPEVIDKYFTGTVSRIGGITLKDIENDVNARHSRAFDPLGLTSDETFDSVGSHKLRSGKEEHLYNPQTIHLLQLATRTGDYNTFKEYSKLINEEMDPVTIRGLMDFKFPEKGIPIEEVESVDSIVKRFKTGAMSYGSISKEAHETLAIAMNMLHGRSNSGEGGESIDRLTPGTDGLNRCSAIKQVASGRFGVTSRYLVSANEIQIKMAQGAKPGEGGHLPGKKVYPWIAKTRLSTPGVSLISPPPHHDIYSIEDLAELIYDLKNANDKARISVKLVSEAGVGTIAAGVAKAGAQVILISGYDGGTGAAPRTSIHNAGLPWELGLAEAHQTLIMNGLRNKVVVETDGKLMTGRDVAIACLLGAEEFGFATAPLVTLGCVMMRVCNLDTCPVGIATQNPELRKRFAGKPEYVVNFMKFIAEELREYMAKLGVRTLDEMCGRSDLLVQKTDEIKDRIGKIDLSSILNNPFANNEKMDYEHKNWYDFGLEKTLDTTVLKKQLMPALQKKQKRIVEVDVTNTTSRAFGTMFGSEITRLYDDKLDEDTYTIKCHGNGGQSFGAFIPKGLTIELIGDSNDYFGKGLSGGKLVVYPPAASTFKFDENILIGNVALYGATSGEAYINGVAGERFCVRNSGATAVVEGVGEHGCEYMTGGCVVVLGRTGKNFAAGMSGGTAYVLDEDNKLYLNLNKELVSSEVVTDKYDVIQLKELIQKHVAYTNSEKGKKILDNFSEYLPKFKKIMPHDYKKMLNTIVQMEEKGLSSEQAQIEAFYEMTK; this is translated from the coding sequence AGTTGAAAATCTTGAGCATCGTGCAGGAAAAGATGCAGAAGGAAAAACCGGTGACGGCGTGGGTATTCTCCTTCAGATTTCCCATAAATTTTTTGAAAAGGCAGCTAAGAACCTTGGAATTAATATAGGAAAGGAAAGGGAATACGGCGTAGGAATGTTCTTTTTCTCCCAGGACGAGTTTAAGAGAAAACAGGCAATGAAGATGTTTGAGATTATTGCCCAAAAAGAAGGACTTGAATTCCTCGGCTGGAGAAAAGTACCTACAAGACCGGAAGTGCTGGGTAAAAAGGCACTTGATGTTATGCCGGGAATTTACCAGTGTTTCGTAAAGAAGCCTGAAGACTGTGAAGAGGGACTTCCTTTCGACAGAAAGCTTTATATATTAAGGAAAGTGTTTGAGCAGAGCAACGAAGATACCTATGTTGTATCCCTTTCAAGCAGGACAATAGTATATAAAGGAATGTTCCTTGTAGGACAGTTAAGAACATTTTTTGAGGACCTTAACAGTCCGGATTATGAATCAGCCATTGCACTTGTCCACTCAAGATTCAGTACCAACACCAATCCAAGCTGGAGAAGGGCGCATCCTAACAGATTTATAGTTCATAATGGTGAAATCAATACAATTAAAGGTAATGCCGACAAGATGCTTGCCAGGGAAGAAAATATGGAAAGCAAGTATTTCAAAGGCGTAATGCACAAGGTAATACCTGTTGTCAATACAGAAGGCTCCGATTCGGCAATGCTTGATAATACACTTGAATTCCTTGTAATGAGCGGAATGGATTTACCGCTTGCCGTAATGATTACAATTCCTGAGCCATGGACGCATAATAAATTAATCAGCAGGGAAAAGAAAGATTTTTATCAGTATTACGCAACAATGATGGAACCATGGGACGGACCTGCATCAATTCTTTTCTCAGACGGGGACATAATGGGAGCCGTCCTTGACAGAAACGGATTAAGACCATCCCGTTATTATATTACAAAAGACGGTGAACTTATTCTTTCATCAGAGGTTGGCGTACTTGACATAGACCCTGCCAATATTGAGATTAAAGAAAGACTTCATCCGGGCAAAATGCTTCTTGTCGATACGGTTGCAGGCCGTGTTATCGATGATGATGAACTTAAGGAAAAATACGCTTGCAGAGAGCCTTACGGTGAATGGCTTGACAATAACCTTATTGAACTTAGGGACTTAAAGATTCCTAATAAAAAGGTAATCGAATATGAAAAAACAGAGCGTGCAAGACTTCAGAAATCTTTCGGATACACATACGAAGATTTTCATTCAATTATCCTGACAATGGCAAAAAACGGCGGAGAGCCTATCGCAGCCATGGGTGTTGATACGCCGCTTGCACCTATTTCAAAACAGAATCCTTCATTATTTGAGTATTTCAAACAGCTTTTTGCACAGGTAACCAATCCTCCTATCGACTCACTCAGGGAGAAAATTGTAACATCAACGGCAGTATATATAGGAACAGACGGAAATATTCTTGAGGAAAAAGCAGAAAACTGCCATATGCTCAGAATTAATAATCCGATCCTTACCAATACGGACTTGTTGAAGATTAAAAATATGAACAACGAGGGATTTAAGGTAGCTGAAATTCCTATTACCTATTATAAAAATACATCCCTTGAAAAAGCTATTGAAAGAATGTTCATGGAGGCTGACAGGGCACACAGCGACGGTGCCAACATACTTATACTTACAGACAGGGGCGTGGATGAAAACCATGTGGCAATTCCTTCACTTCTTGCAGTATCGGCTATGCAGCAGCACCTTGTTGTAACCAAGAAAAGAACAAGCGTTGCCATGATTCTTGAAAGCGGCGAACCAAGAACGGTTCATCATTTTGCAGCACTTTTAGGCTATGGTGCCTGTGCTATTAATCCATATCTTGCACAGGATACAATCAAGGAATTAATTAATATCGGACTCCTTGACAAAGATTACTATGCGGCAGTAGACGACTATAACAAAGCCGTTATATCGGGAATTACCAAGATTGCGGCTAAAATGGGTATTTCAACAATCCAGTCATATCAGGGTTCAAAGATATTTGAAGCAATCGGTATTGCACCTGAAGTTATTGATAAATATTTTACCGGAACTGTAAGCAGAATCGGTGGAATTACCCTTAAAGATATTGAAAATGACGTAAATGCAAGACATTCAAGAGCTTTTGACCCACTTGGACTTACTTCAGATGAGACTTTTGACAGTGTGGGCAGCCATAAATTAAGAAGTGGAAAAGAGGAACATCTCTACAATCCACAGACAATCCATCTTTTACAGCTTGCAACAAGAACAGGCGATTACAATACTTTTAAAGAGTATTCAAAACTTATAAACGAAGAAATGGATCCTGTAACCATAAGAGGACTTATGGATTTCAAATTCCCTGAAAAAGGAATCCCTATCGAAGAGGTTGAAAGTGTTGACTCAATCGTAAAGAGATTTAAAACAGGTGCCATGTCTTACGGCTCTATTTCAAAAGAAGCCCATGAAACGCTTGCTATAGCAATGAATATGCTTCACGGACGTTCAAACAGCGGTGAAGGCGGTGAGAGCATTGACAGACTTACACCGGGTACTGACGGACTCAACAGATGTTCGGCAATCAAGCAGGTGGCTTCCGGACGTTTTGGCGTAACTTCAAGATATCTTGTAAGTGCCAATGAAATCCAGATTAAAATGGCACAGGGCGCTAAACCGGGTGAAGGCGGACATTTACCCGGAAAGAAAGTATATCCTTGGATTGCAAAAACAAGACTTTCAACACCGGGCGTAAGCCTTATATCACCACCACCTCATCATGATATTTATTCAATCGAGGACCTTGCGGAACTTATTTACGACCTTAAAAATGCTAACGATAAAGCAAGAATTTCCGTAAAACTTGTATCAGAAGCAGGTGTAGGTACAATTGCGGCAGGTGTGGCAAAAGCTGGAGCACAGGTAATCCTTATCTCAGGATATGACGGAGGTACAGGAGCAGCTCCAAGAACCTCAATTCACAATGCAGGACTTCCTTGGGAACTTGGACTTGCGGAAGCACACCAGACACTCATAATGAATGGCCTCCGTAATAAAGTTGTGGTTGAAACAGACGGTAAACTTATGACCGGACGTGACGTAGCCATTGCCTGTCTTTTAGGAGCAGAGGAATTCGGCTTTGCAACAGCACCTCTTGTAACACTTGGATGTGTAATGATGAGGGTATGTAACCTTGATACATGTCCTGTGGGAATTGCGACACAGAACCCTGAACTCAGAAAGAGATTTGCAGGTAAACCTGAATATGTAGTTAATTTTATGAAGTTTATTGCAGAAGAACTTCGTGAATATATGGCAAAACTCGGTGTAAGAACACTTGATGAAATGTGCGGACGTTCCGATTTACTTGTCCAGAAGACAGACGAGATAAAAGACAGAATAGGCAAAATCGACCTTTCATCAATACTTAACAACCCATTTGCCAATAATGAAAAAATGGATTATGAACATAAGAACTGGTATGATTTCGGACTTGAAAAAACACTTGATACAACAGTCCTTAAGAAACAGCTTATGCCGGCACTTCAGAAAAAACAGAAGAGAATTGTTGAGGTAGATGTAACTAACACAACCAGCAGGGCATTTGGTACAATGTTCGGTTCTGAAATTACAAGACTTTACGACGATAAACTTGACGAAGACACATATACAATCAAGTGCCACGGAAACGGCGGACAAAGCTTTGGCGCATTTATTCCAAAAGGACTTACCATTGAACTTATCGGAGACTCCAACGACTACTTCGGTAAAGGTCTTTCAGGCGGTAAACTTGTGGTATATCCACCTGCAGCTTCTACCTTCAAATTTGATGAAAACATTCTTATAGGTAACGTTGCTTTATATGGTGCTACAAGTGGTGAGGCTTATATAAACGGCGTGGCAGGCGAAAGATTCTGCGTTCGTAACTCAGGTGCCACGGCAGTTGTCGAAGGTGTCGGTGAACATGGCTGCGAATATATGACAGGCGGCTGCGTTGTAGTTCTTGGCAGAACCGGAAAGAACTTTGCCGCAGGTATGAGCGGCGGTACGGCTTATGTGCTTGATGAGGACAACAAACTTTATCTTAACCTTAACAAAGAGCTTGTAAGTTCGGAAGTTGTTACAGACAAGTATGATGTAATACAACTTAAAGAACTTATCCAGAAACATGTTGCATACACTAACTCTGAAAAGGGCAAGAAAATACTGGATAATTTCAGTGAGTATCTTCCTAAATTCAAGAAAATTATGCCACATGATTATAAGAAGATGTTAAATACAATTGTTCAGATGGAAGAAAAAGGTCTTTCAAGCGAACAGGCACAGATAGAAGCATTTTATGAGATGACTAAATAA
- a CDS encoding glutamate synthase subunit beta: protein MGKPTGFMEYDRVDSEAFDPKERIKNFNEFHTPLSPEKQRTQAARCMDCGVPFCQSGKMLKGMISGCPLNNLIPEWNELLYLGNYKRAYHRLAKTSNFPEFTSRVCPGLCEKACTCGLNGDAVTTKENEKTIIEYAFEHGYVKPKIPAVRTGKKVAVIGSGPSGLAAADLLNMRGHSVTVYEKSDRPGGLLMYGIPNMKLEKHIIDRRINLMKEEGIEFVTGVNVGTDIKANKLLKEYDVVILACGAGNPRDIKAEGRDAEGIYFAVDYLKSVTKSLLDSDFKDKKYIDPKGKNVVVIGGGDTGNDCVGTSIRLGCKSITQLEMMPKAPDFRTADNPWPQWPKVCKTDYGQEEAIAVFGHDPRIYQTTVKEFVKDKNGNLSKLICVKLESKKDEKTGRMMMAEVAGSEFELPCEMVLIAAGFLGSQKYVTDAFGVEVDGRTNVKTAPDSFATNVPKVFTAGDMHIGQSLVVRAIRQGRDVAREVDKCLMGYTNLE, encoded by the coding sequence ATGGGAAAACCAACAGGATTTATGGAATATGACAGAGTCGACAGCGAGGCTTTTGACCCAAAAGAGAGAATTAAAAATTTTAATGAATTTCATACACCGCTTTCGCCTGAAAAACAGCGTACACAGGCTGCACGCTGTATGGATTGCGGAGTTCCTTTCTGCCAGTCAGGAAAAATGCTCAAAGGAATGATTTCAGGTTGTCCTTTGAACAATCTTATTCCTGAATGGAATGAACTTTTATACCTTGGAAATTACAAAAGAGCATATCACCGTCTTGCCAAAACAAGTAATTTTCCTGAATTCACTTCAAGAGTATGTCCGGGTCTTTGCGAAAAGGCTTGTACATGCGGTCTGAACGGCGATGCCGTTACCACAAAGGAAAACGAAAAAACAATTATTGAATATGCTTTTGAGCATGGTTACGTTAAGCCTAAAATCCCTGCTGTGCGCACCGGAAAAAAAGTTGCCGTAATCGGTTCCGGTCCTTCGGGACTTGCAGCAGCGGACCTTCTTAATATGAGAGGACATAGTGTTACGGTTTACGAAAAATCAGACAGACCGGGTGGACTTCTGATGTACGGAATACCTAACATGAAACTTGAAAAACACATAATTGACAGACGTATCAATTTAATGAAGGAAGAGGGCATTGAGTTTGTAACAGGTGTGAATGTTGGAACAGACATTAAAGCCAACAAACTCCTAAAAGAATATGATGTGGTTATTCTTGCCTGCGGTGCCGGCAATCCTAGAGACATAAAGGCAGAGGGCAGGGATGCAGAGGGCATATATTTTGCGGTGGATTACCTTAAATCCGTAACCAAGAGCCTCCTTGATTCAGACTTCAAGGACAAAAAATACATTGACCCTAAGGGTAAAAATGTTGTTGTAATCGGTGGCGGTGACACAGGAAATGACTGTGTAGGCACATCAATAAGACTTGGCTGCAAATCAATCACACAGCTTGAAATGATGCCAAAAGCCCCTGATTTCAGAACAGCCGACAATCCATGGCCACAGTGGCCAAAGGTCTGCAAGACAGACTACGGTCAGGAGGAAGCCATCGCTGTTTTCGGTCATGACCCAAGAATATACCAGACCACGGTCAAAGAATTCGTTAAGGATAAAAACGGAAACCTTTCAAAACTCATCTGCGTAAAACTTGAATCCAAAAAAGATGAAAAAACAGGCAGGATGATGATGGCAGAGGTTGCAGGCAGCGAATTTGAACTGCCTTGTGAGATGGTTCTTATTGCAGCCGGCTTCTTAGGCTCGCAGAAATACGTTACCGATGCGTTTGGCGTTGAGGTTGACGGCAGAACCAACGTTAAGACCGCACCTGATTCTTTTGCCACTAACGTACCTAAAGTATTTACAGCAGGTGACATGCACATCGGACAGTCCCTTGTAGTCCGTGCAATCAGACAGGGACGTGACGTTGCAAGGGAAGTTGACAAATGTCTCATGGGATATACCAATCTTGAATAA